In the genome of Megalops cyprinoides isolate fMegCyp1 chromosome 7, fMegCyp1.pri, whole genome shotgun sequence, one region contains:
- the LOC118781268 gene encoding peptidase inhibitor 16-like has product MLWWPTLWAALLGHWVSHCYQLDSEDKATIVELHNHFRSHVLPTATNMRKMSWMESLETTAAEYVTKCVWDHNPNRGDIGENLFVGTGPFNLTKAVTSWYLEHQDYTYHNNSCKEDNLCGHYTQVVWADTYFVGCASHLCEEVEGLPFTMATMLVCNYSPQGNYEGEWPYEEGESCSKCPGEAPLCENHLCVAETPEASETPHVSEGTTKSPQPGPDTPTPSYSGPDTEHTTMGTDQTITTSEGEQPLSDTSPPPDSEEEEDDQMNEGGKATFSSILLAATALLLFL; this is encoded by the exons ATGCTGTGGTGGCCCACGCTGTGGGCtgccctgctgggccactggGTCAGCCACTGCTACCAGCTGGACTCCGAGGACAAAGCCACCATTGTGGAGCTGCACAACCACTTCCGCTCCCACGTGCTGCCCACCGCCACCAACATGAGGAAGATG AGCTGGATGGAGTCACTCGagaccacagcagcagaatatGTCACTAAGTGTGTGTGGGACCACAACCCAAACAGGGGGGACATCGGTGAGAACCTGTTTGTCGGCACTGGGCCCTTCAACCTTACCAAGGCTGTGACTAGCTGGTATCTAGAGCACCAGGACTACACCTACCACAATAACAGCTGCAAGGAAGACAACCTCTGTGGACACTACACTCAG GTGGTGTGGGCAGACACTTACTTTGTGGGCTGTGCATCACATCTCTGTGAGGAAGTGGAGGGACTGCCATTCACGATGGCCACCATGCTAGTGTGTAACTACTCCCCACA GGGCAATTATGAAGGAGAGTGGCCTTATGAGGAGGGAGAATCATGTTCAAAGTGTCCAGGGGAGGCGCCACTGTGCGAGAACCACCTCTGTG tGGCTGAGACCCCTGAAGCTTCAGAGACGCCGCATGTAAGCGAGGGGACGACAAAGAGCCCACAGCCAGGCCCAgacacccccacaccctcctACAGTGGTCctgacacagaacacacaaccATGGGTACAGACCAAACCATTACCACCTCAGAGGGGGAGCAGCCGCTGAGCGACACATCACCGCCCCCTGatagtgaggaagaggaggatgatcAGATGAATGAAGGAGGGAAAGCCACCTTTTCATCCATACTGCTGGCAGCTACTGCTCTGTTGCTTTTTCTGTAG
- the LOC118781157 gene encoding tyrosine-protein phosphatase non-receptor type 7-like, which yields MVELCSSQVPVLSTSPHSHANMDQPADPPSGLPPKDQPLTPPAVTAPRKQARLQERRGSNVSLVLDVSSLGTVEPLCSISTPRETILHLLRTSTRPLTAAQLQEAAGQTNTLDKEYQKIPPNFVNSSELDIPGHALKDRYKTILPNPETRVHLQKPGAEGKGESYINANYVRGYGGSAKTYIATQGPMVNTVGDFWEMVWQEDSSIIVMITDLKEKKEKCVLYWPKKEGKYGRFDVRVTDVEECEGYTIRDLTLQVESEVKQVRHYWYSTWLDHQTPDCAGPLLRLVKDVEDKRRSLSNPGPTIVHCSAGIGRTGCFIAISIGCLQLQHAGEVDVLGTVCQLRLDRGGMIQTSEQYQFLYLTLALYSRRLGDGHLGWENDSKQSNRTSEEDQHASPPARKHQQHWSP from the exons ATGGTTGAGTTGTGTTCCTCTCAAGTTCCTGTTCTCTCCACGAGCCCCCATTCTCACGCAAATATGGACCAACCTGCAGATCCCCCATCAGGCCTTCCACCAAAGGACCAGCCTTTGACCCCTCCAGCTGTGACAGCCCCTCGGAAACAAGCTCGTCTTCAGGAGAG GCGGGGCTCCAATGTGTCTTTGGTGCTGGATGTGAGCAGCTTAGGTACTGTAGAACCCCTGTGCTCCATCTCCACACCCCGCGAGACCATCCTTCACCTCCTCAGGACCAGCACACGCCCCCTGACTGCTGCCCAGCTCCAGGAAGCTGCTGGCCAAACAAACACGCTGGACAAAGAGTACCAG AAAATCCCCCCAAACTTTGTAAATTCATCAGAGTTGGACATCCCGGGCCACGCCTTAAAGGACCGCTACAAGACCATACTGCCCA ATCCCGAGACTCGGGTGCACCTACAAAAACCAGGGGCtgaagggaaaggagagagctaCATCAACGCAAACTATGTCCGG GGTTATGGCGGCAGTGCAAAGACCTACATCGCTACCCAGGGACCAATGGTCAACACTGTGGGGGATTTCTGGGAGATGGTGTGGCAGGAAGATTCCTCCATCATTGTCATGATCACAGACttgaaggagaagaaggag AAATGTGTGCTCTACTGGCCCAAGAAGGAGGGCAAGTACGGCAGGTTTGATGTGAGAGTGACAGATGTCGAAGAGTGTGAAGGATACACCATCCGAGACCTCACCCTACAG GTGGAATCAGAGGTCAAGCAGGTGAGACACTACTGGTACTCAACATGGCTGGATCACCAGACTCCAGACTGTGCTGGTCCTCTGTTGCGGCTAGTCAAGGATGTTGAGGATAAAAGGAGGTCTCTCAGCAACCCAGGACCTACCATTGTTCACTGCAG tgcagggATTGGTAGAACTGGTTGTTTCATTGCCATCAGCATCGGCtgcctgcagctccagcacgCGGGAGAGGTGGACGTGCTTGGAACTGTCTGTCAGTTACGCCTTGACAG GGGCGGGATGATACAGACCAGCGAACAGTATCAGTTTCTGTACCTGACCCTGGCCCTGTACAGCCGTCGGCTGGGAGATGGACACTTGGGCTGGGAGAATGACAGCAAGCAGTCGAACAGAACATCTGAGGAGGACCAGCATGCCTCACCACCAGCAAGGAAACACCAACAACACTGGTCCCCGTAG